The following coding sequences lie in one Mucilaginibacter sp. KACC 22773 genomic window:
- a CDS encoding NUDIX hydrolase codes for MSEDNNEFKKQEADAKGEGYLPGLAIDAVIFGFHDKQLKVLLLAYKNTGLYALPGGFIHDYEDVNEAARRVLFDRTGLKNIFLDQFYVFGDRSRHDPEPLKKIMSVSGKIPPADHWLLKRFVSIGYYALVDFTKAIPTPDSISDSCDWYGLDDLPVLMQDHQLIIKKALETLRVNLDQKLIGFNLLTDDFTMGDLQSLYETILNKKLIRAAFQRKMLSLGILERIAKKFTGGAHKAPYLYRFISGR; via the coding sequence ATGTCCGAAGACAACAACGAGTTCAAAAAACAGGAAGCTGATGCAAAAGGTGAAGGCTATTTGCCCGGCCTGGCTATTGATGCGGTAATTTTTGGCTTTCATGACAAACAACTTAAAGTTTTACTGCTTGCCTATAAAAACACCGGTTTGTATGCCTTGCCAGGCGGCTTTATTCATGATTACGAAGATGTTAATGAAGCTGCACGACGGGTGTTATTTGATCGCACGGGCCTAAAAAACATCTTCCTTGACCAGTTTTATGTTTTTGGCGACAGAAGCAGGCACGATCCGGAGCCCCTGAAAAAGATTATGTCTGTAAGTGGCAAGATCCCCCCGGCCGACCACTGGTTGCTGAAGCGTTTTGTATCTATAGGATATTATGCGCTGGTAGATTTTACAAAAGCCATCCCCACTCCCGATAGTATCTCGGATAGTTGCGATTGGTATGGCCTTGATGACTTACCTGTACTGATGCAGGATCACCAGTTGATCATTAAAAAAGCTTTGGAAACCCTGCGCGTAAACTTAGATCAGAAACTGATAGGCTTTAACCTGCTCACCGATGATTTTACCATGGGCGATTTACAAAGCCTGTATGAAACTATCCTGAACAAAAAACTCATCAGGGCGGCCTTTCAGCGTAAGATGCTAAGCCTGGGCATATTGGAACGGATAGCAAAAAAATTTACCGGCGGCGCCCATAAAGCGCCTTACCTGTACAGGTTTATTTCCGGAAGATAA
- a CDS encoding VOC family protein, with protein MATINPYLNLPGTTEEAFNFYKSVFGGEFLAVIRFKDSPGGSENVAEADKDKLMHIALPIGKNILMATDSIGEMGMGYKQGNNYHVSINADSKEEAETIFAALSAGGQVMVPLAMAEWGDLFGWFTDKFGISWMVSYSPNRPQ; from the coding sequence ATGGCAACAATTAATCCTTATTTGAATCTCCCCGGTACAACCGAAGAAGCTTTTAACTTTTACAAATCAGTATTTGGCGGTGAATTTTTAGCCGTGATACGTTTTAAAGATTCGCCGGGAGGGTCTGAGAATGTAGCCGAAGCAGACAAAGACAAACTGATGCACATTGCCTTGCCCATAGGCAAAAACATCCTGATGGCTACCGACAGCATTGGCGAAATGGGCATGGGTTACAAACAGGGTAATAACTATCATGTCTCTATCAATGCTGACAGCAAGGAAGAAGCAGAAACCATATTTGCGGCGCTATCTGCAGGCGGCCAGGTTATGGTGCCGCTTGCCATGGCCGAGTGGGGCGACCTGTTTGGATGGTTTACCGATAAATTTGGCATATCATGGATGGTAAGTTATTCACCCAACCGCCCACAATAA
- a CDS encoding DoxX family protein, which yields MSAKTINITYRVLTVLLALAMAGDGLGGVTRQQAGIDVLHHLGYPIYFMVIVGTAKLLGVIAILQNKYKTVKEWAYAGFSFTLFGAIASRAFAGDAISEFIPPIIMLVFLFAVYYFWKKFNQLKSTEL from the coding sequence ATGAGCGCGAAAACAATTAACATCACCTACCGGGTGTTAACAGTTTTGCTGGCCTTAGCTATGGCCGGCGATGGCCTTGGCGGAGTTACAAGGCAACAAGCAGGTATTGATGTGCTGCACCACCTGGGTTATCCTATTTATTTTATGGTGATAGTGGGCACTGCCAAACTGCTTGGGGTAATAGCCATACTGCAAAACAAATACAAGACAGTTAAAGAATGGGCTTACGCCGGCTTTTCATTCACTCTTTTTGGTGCCATTGCGTCAAGGGCTTTTGCGGGCGATGCCATTAGTGAGTTCATTCCGCCAATAATCATGCTTGTATTTTTGTTTGCGGTCTACTATTTCTGGAAAAAGTTTAATCAATTAAAATCAACTGAATTATAA
- a CDS encoding DoxX family protein: MKIAVIIVRTLVALMFLFASVTYFAMVYFHAFTMPPVTGNMKVFNDGLEASGYLMLLIKITELVCALLLLFGRYVALALVVLFPVMVNIVLVNAFLSPSGLTMVIPLLAGVLFLAYTQRDKYAPLFTAK, encoded by the coding sequence ATGAAAATCGCTGTAATTATTGTACGCACACTGGTAGCACTAATGTTTTTGTTTGCGTCGGTAACCTATTTTGCCATGGTTTACTTCCATGCATTTACCATGCCTCCTGTAACAGGCAATATGAAAGTTTTTAACGATGGATTGGAAGCCTCGGGTTATTTAATGCTGCTTATAAAGATAACCGAGCTGGTTTGCGCGCTGCTGTTATTATTCGGCAGGTACGTGGCGTTGGCTTTGGTAGTTTTATTCCCGGTAATGGTAAACATTGTTTTAGTGAATGCGTTTTTGTCGCCATCGGGCCTTACTATGGTTATACCATTGCTGGCTGGTGTATTATTCCTGGCTTATACCCAACGCGATAAATATGCGCCTTTGTTTACAGCAAAATAA
- a CDS encoding VOC family protein encodes MLKESKAFSGFSVNDIGKAKEFYGKTLGLEVKDDTTMPGILHLEISGGNAIVIYPKPNHEPATFTILNFPVPDVEKAVDELTARGVKFIVYNQENFKTNEKGIFTAGGPTIAWFNDPAGNILSVIEETKG; translated from the coding sequence ATGTTAAAAGAAAGCAAAGCATTCAGCGGCTTTTCGGTAAATGATATCGGGAAAGCAAAGGAGTTTTACGGCAAAACATTGGGACTGGAAGTAAAGGATGATACCACAATGCCGGGGATATTGCACCTGGAAATTTCAGGCGGCAACGCAATTGTAATATATCCAAAACCCAATCATGAGCCAGCCACTTTTACTATACTTAACTTCCCTGTACCCGATGTAGAAAAAGCTGTAGATGAATTAACAGCGCGCGGCGTTAAATTTATAGTTTACAATCAAGAGAACTTCAAAACCAATGAAAAAGGCATATTTACAGCTGGCGGCCCAACGATAGCGTGGTTTAATGACCCGGCAGGCAATATCCTGTCGGTTATTGAAGAAACTAAAGGCTAA
- a CDS encoding DUF4199 domain-containing protein, with protein sequence MKKNVIVFGLIAGAIVSGLMAVTMAMCYANGHTNGSMYLGYATMLIAFSMIFVAVKNYRDKYNGGEITFGKGFMIGLYIALIASTCYVVSWLIIYYNFMPDFMERYATQVLAEAKAAGASAKELSDETAKMDSYKQMYKNPVFIMLFTYVEILPVGLVIAVVAALILKKKPTNNILTAR encoded by the coding sequence ATGAAAAAAAATGTAATCGTTTTTGGATTAATTGCTGGTGCAATAGTATCCGGTTTGATGGCTGTTACCATGGCAATGTGTTATGCCAATGGGCACACCAATGGCAGCATGTACTTAGGATATGCTACCATGCTTATTGCTTTTTCCATGATATTTGTAGCTGTTAAAAACTACCGGGATAAATATAACGGCGGCGAGATAACTTTTGGGAAAGGGTTTATGATAGGGCTTTACATCGCGCTTATCGCATCTACCTGTTATGTAGTTAGCTGGCTGATAATTTACTACAACTTTATGCCCGATTTTATGGAAAGGTATGCAACCCAGGTGCTTGCCGAAGCTAAGGCCGCCGGAGCAAGCGCAAAAGAACTGAGCGATGAGACTGCTAAAATGGATTCATACAAGCAAATGTATAAGAATCCCGTTTTTATAATGTTATTTACTTATGTGGAAATATTGCCCGTAGGGTTAGTTATAGCCGTTGTTGCTGCATTAATATTAAAAAAGAAGCCCACAAACAATATTTTGACTGCCCGTTAA
- a CDS encoding response regulator transcription factor — translation MNKFSKNKHIIMYGGSLAVLLFLMKWLEYRFILIDHAFEIYIGAIAVVFTSLGIWLALKLSSPKVKTIQVEKEVYIYANDNFVLNETALTQLNLSKREMEVLQLMADGLSNQEIAARLFLSLNTVKTHSSRLFEKLEVERRTQAVDKAKKLGIIA, via the coding sequence GTGAATAAGTTTTCAAAAAATAAGCATATCATCATGTATGGTGGTTCGCTGGCTGTACTGCTGTTTTTAATGAAATGGCTGGAATACCGGTTTATTTTAATAGATCATGCATTCGAGATTTATATTGGCGCCATCGCCGTTGTTTTTACTTCCCTTGGCATCTGGCTGGCATTAAAATTAAGTTCGCCGAAAGTTAAAACCATACAAGTTGAAAAAGAGGTTTATATTTATGCCAATGATAATTTTGTTTTAAACGAAACCGCGTTAACCCAACTTAATTTAAGTAAGCGCGAGATGGAGGTGTTGCAGTTAATGGCCGATGGCTTAAGTAACCAGGAGATTGCCGCCCGCTTATTTTTATCTTTAAATACGGTTAAAACACATTCGTCGCGTTTGTTTGAAAAGCTGGAAGTTGAGCGCCGTACCCAGGCCGTTGATAAAGCTAAGAAACTGGGTATCATTGCCTGA
- a CDS encoding response regulator: MKKTLLIVDDDLSILKLLSFILSKDYNCVVKNNGIEAFSWLEEGHLPDLILSDLQMPYFDGQSFAKNVKISGFYRDIPVLLLSAAHDLDEQVSNMPFKIDAYMHKPFKPNELKSAINQLLQVYESTNV; the protein is encoded by the coding sequence ATGAAGAAAACGTTACTAATTGTCGATGACGATTTAAGCATATTAAAGTTACTTAGTTTTATACTCTCAAAAGATTACAACTGTGTTGTTAAGAACAACGGCATTGAGGCTTTTAGCTGGCTGGAAGAAGGGCATCTGCCCGACCTGATCCTTTCTGATCTTCAAATGCCTTATTTTGATGGCCAGTCATTTGCTAAAAATGTAAAAATAAGTGGTTTTTACCGCGATATCCCGGTATTGCTGTTGTCTGCAGCACATGACCTGGATGAGCAGGTGAGCAATATGCCATTCAAAATTGACGCTTACATGCACAAACCTTTTAAGCCGAACGAACTCAAATCAGCAATTAACCAACTTCTACAAGTTTATGAATCGACAAACGTCTGA
- a CDS encoding sugar transferase translates to MNRQTSDWNENSGSHIRIAYAGLELKDLILSGLNNFNIICNDTITQLDVYLGEQSILTVPDIILIEIDTEGKCFALVESIKRSFLLNGSIIVLLSTKNDKNLKQKALQLRVHDYYSVPFSVDDLRERLNFLVTFKLIKPKLLELSKEVDTTYKMPLGKRIIDLIISCSMLFFLSPIYLLVAIAIKLDSKGPVFYKSKRVGTGYKVFDFYKFRSMRTDADQLLAKLSTESNQYANEGGAGKAAFVKIKNDPRITRLGNFLRNSSLDELPQLFNILRGDMSVVGNRPLPVYEAEMLTSNEWSMRFLGPAGLTGLWQISKRGKEDMSERERKKLDNFYAQKYSIWLDLRIIAGTIPALFQKEKV, encoded by the coding sequence ATGAATCGACAAACGTCTGATTGGAACGAAAATTCCGGCTCGCACATCAGGATCGCTTACGCGGGGTTGGAATTAAAAGACCTCATATTAAGCGGCCTTAATAATTTTAACATTATTTGTAATGATACTATCACACAGCTTGATGTTTATCTTGGTGAGCAATCTATATTAACCGTACCAGACATTATCCTGATAGAGATCGATACCGAAGGCAAATGCTTTGCGCTGGTTGAATCGATAAAAAGAAGCTTTTTACTTAACGGGTCTATTATTGTTCTGCTGTCAACCAAAAACGATAAAAACCTTAAGCAAAAGGCGCTTCAATTAAGAGTGCACGATTATTACAGCGTCCCGTTTTCTGTTGATGACTTGCGCGAAAGGCTTAATTTTCTGGTAACTTTTAAGCTGATAAAACCAAAGCTTCTTGAGCTATCAAAAGAGGTTGATACCACGTACAAGATGCCTTTGGGAAAACGTATTATCGACCTGATTATATCGTGCTCAATGCTTTTCTTCCTGTCGCCCATTTACCTGCTTGTAGCCATAGCGATTAAATTGGATTCAAAAGGCCCGGTATTTTACAAGAGTAAGCGCGTTGGTACGGGATACAAGGTGTTTGATTTTTATAAATTCAGATCGATGCGTACCGATGCCGATCAGTTATTGGCCAAGCTATCTACCGAAAGCAACCAATATGCCAATGAAGGCGGCGCCGGCAAAGCAGCTTTTGTAAAAATAAAAAACGACCCGCGCATTACCAGGCTCGGTAATTTTTTGCGCAACTCCAGCCTGGACGAACTTCCGCAGCTTTTTAACATCCTCAGGGGCGATATGTCGGTAGTAGGTAACCGTCCTTTACCTGTTTACGAAGCGGAAATGCTTACATCTAATGAGTGGTCGATGAGGTTTTTGGGCCCGGCTGGCCTTACCGGCTTATGGCAGATAAGCAAACGGGGAAAAGAAGACATGTCTGAAAGAGAAAGAAAAAAACTGGATAATTTTTATGCCCAAAAGTATTCTATTTGGTTAGATTTACGGATAATTGCCGGTACTATACCGGCCCTCTTTCAAAAAGAAAAAGTATAA
- a CDS encoding TolC family protein, giving the protein MNRNIVIVCFLISITLFSRQVRAQETFINTVNMTYLDKLIATAKKNYPEVKSRQSQVKIAHSTYNQTKFAWLDGLTASYIYSPQNLVNQAKPSIFKGYQLAITLNIGQLLRNPASTNIASESFKIAQYQQAEYMLSLEAQVKRSYFTYLAAMAELRLRSGAVTDAGTAVKQLKYAFQKGETTFQIYNEQLTTYYNQNAFMLQAELATWTAKTNLEELLGIKLEDIK; this is encoded by the coding sequence ATGAACAGAAATATAGTAATAGTTTGCTTTTTGATATCCATTACACTGTTTTCCAGGCAGGTACGCGCCCAGGAAACTTTCATAAATACTGTAAACATGACATACCTGGATAAGCTGATAGCAACAGCAAAAAAGAATTATCCGGAAGTAAAATCAAGGCAAAGCCAGGTTAAAATAGCCCACAGCACGTACAATCAAACAAAATTTGCCTGGCTGGACGGATTAACAGCATCGTACATTTATAGCCCGCAAAATTTAGTTAACCAGGCCAAACCAAGCATATTCAAAGGGTATCAGTTAGCAATAACGCTTAATATAGGCCAATTACTTAGAAATCCGGCCAGTACCAATATTGCAAGTGAATCCTTTAAAATAGCACAGTACCAGCAGGCCGAGTATATGCTCAGTCTTGAAGCACAGGTAAAAAGAAGTTATTTTACTTATTTGGCTGCTATGGCCGAATTAAGGCTTCGCTCGGGTGCGGTAACAGATGCCGGCACGGCCGTTAAACAGCTTAAATATGCCTTTCAAAAGGGGGAGACTACATTCCAGATTTACAATGAACAACTAACCACGTATTACAATCAAAATGCGTTTATGTTGCAGGCAGAATTGGCCACCTGGACAGCAAAAACAAACCTGGAAGAACTATTGGGGATTAAACTGGAAGATATAAAGTAA